A single region of the Nocardioides sp. W7 genome encodes:
- a CDS encoding acyl-CoA thioesterase II — MSDVTELLGLLDLEQIEPDLFRGSQPDSARARVYGGQVAAQALVAGIRTVDPAYTVHSLHSYFLRGGDYSVPIVYDVERIRDGRAFQSRRVVARQHGRPIYYQTLDFQRPEQGYEHQDAMPQVGPPEQGLDLVNLMRSRGTTEADALGKEWSALDVRYLGNSGTGLPEHPKHRAQAQMWIRLREELPEDPVVHLAAFTYASDVSLLGASLAAHDAHPSQTQMASLDHTIWFHRPFRADEWWLYDQWSPSASGARGLSLGRVFLADGTLVASLAQEGLIRPRPDAG, encoded by the coding sequence ATGAGCGACGTCACCGAGCTCCTGGGACTGCTCGACCTGGAGCAGATCGAGCCCGACCTGTTCCGGGGGAGCCAGCCGGACTCCGCCCGGGCCCGGGTGTACGGCGGCCAGGTCGCCGCCCAGGCCCTGGTCGCCGGGATCCGGACCGTGGACCCGGCGTACACCGTGCACTCGCTGCACTCCTACTTCCTGCGGGGCGGCGACTACTCCGTCCCGATCGTGTACGACGTCGAGCGGATCCGTGACGGCCGGGCCTTCCAGTCCCGCCGGGTCGTGGCCCGCCAGCACGGTCGCCCGATCTACTACCAGACGCTCGACTTCCAGCGGCCCGAGCAGGGCTACGAGCACCAGGACGCGATGCCGCAGGTCGGCCCGCCCGAGCAGGGCCTGGACCTGGTCAACCTGATGCGGTCGCGCGGCACGACCGAGGCCGACGCGCTCGGCAAGGAGTGGTCGGCCCTCGACGTCCGCTACCTCGGCAACTCCGGCACGGGTCTGCCCGAGCACCCGAAGCACCGGGCCCAGGCGCAGATGTGGATCCGGCTGCGCGAGGAGCTGCCGGAGGACCCGGTGGTCCACCTCGCCGCGTTCACCTACGCCAGCGACGTCAGCCTGCTCGGCGCCTCGTTGGCGGCGCACGACGCCCACCCGTCCCAGACCCAGATGGCCTCGCTCGACCACACCATCTGGTTCCACCGGCCGTTCCGGGCCGACGAGTGGTGGCTCTACGACCAGTGGTCGCCCTCGGCCAGCGGCGCCCGCGGGCTCTCGCTCGGCCGGGTCTTCCTCGCCGACGGCACCCTGGTCGCCTCGCTCGCCCAGGAGGGGCTGATCCGCCCGCGTCCCGACGCTGGTTGA
- a CDS encoding acyl-CoA thioesterase II, with product MPQDAAALVALLDLERIDDNLFRGAQEPSALPRVFGGQVAAQALVAGTRTVDPAYGVHSLHSYFLQPGDPRAPIVYDVETLRDGRSFATRRVLARQHGRPIFALTANFQVAEEGWDHHDVMPEVTSPEQSLDPREVLAAMYPDRDTSADSEWDVAEMRYVGSSGDGLLAADPEHPGLQRCWLRVSSRLPDDPFLHVAAFTYLSDMTLMGSALAPHGARPEDGTHMVASLDHAIWFHRPFRADEWWLYDQTSPFAGGGRGLVTAGVFTEGGTLVATVAQEALLRKFDPTRVRS from the coding sequence ATGCCGCAGGACGCCGCCGCCCTGGTCGCCCTGCTCGACCTCGAGCGCATCGACGACAACCTGTTCCGGGGTGCCCAGGAGCCCTCGGCGCTGCCACGCGTCTTCGGCGGGCAGGTTGCCGCGCAGGCGCTGGTCGCCGGCACCCGGACGGTCGACCCGGCGTACGGCGTGCACTCGCTGCACTCCTACTTCCTGCAGCCCGGTGACCCCCGCGCCCCGATCGTCTACGACGTGGAGACGCTGCGCGACGGACGCTCCTTCGCGACCCGCCGGGTGCTGGCCCGTCAGCACGGTCGGCCGATCTTCGCGCTGACGGCCAACTTCCAGGTCGCCGAGGAGGGCTGGGACCACCACGACGTGATGCCCGAGGTGACCTCCCCCGAGCAGTCCCTCGACCCGCGCGAGGTGCTCGCCGCGATGTACCCGGACCGCGACACCAGCGCCGACAGCGAGTGGGACGTCGCCGAGATGCGCTACGTCGGCAGCTCCGGCGACGGCCTGCTGGCCGCCGACCCCGAGCACCCCGGGCTCCAGCGCTGTTGGCTGCGGGTCTCCTCGCGGCTGCCCGACGACCCGTTCCTGCACGTCGCTGCTTTCACGTACCTCTCCGACATGACCCTGATGGGCTCCGCGCTCGCGCCGCACGGGGCCCGTCCCGAGGACGGCACCCACATGGTCGCCTCGCTCGACCACGCGATCTGGTTCCACCGGCCGTTCCGGGCCGACGAGTGGTGGCTCTACGACCAGACGTCGCCGTTCGCCGGGGGCGGGCGCGGGCTCGTCACCGCCGGGGTGTTCACCGAAGGCGGCACGCTGGTCGCCACCGTCGCCCAGGAGGCCCTGTTGCGGAAGTTCGACCCCACGCGAGTGCGCTCATGA
- a CDS encoding PAC2 family protein — protein MTPESRLVHIVDEVPELDDRQDPTGELTMVLVLDGFLDAGNAAARAAQHLSDLDDGGSVVATFDVDQFHDYRARRPAVSFVQDHYEAYDAPRLVVRLLHDTGGTPYLLFHGPEPDNRWEAFCRAVKEVVERFEVTRTVAMGSVPMAVPHTRPIALTSHANDPSLLSGESRWRGELRIPSSAQALLEVRLGEWGHAAQGFVAHIPHYLAQLDFPQASATLLEQVEIAGRLTVDLSGLRAEAEDRAVEIARYLDANNELGDVVAALERQYDAFERAEESGGNLLAPDQPLPSGEELGQQFEQFLAGLERPDDDKSGS, from the coding sequence GTGACGCCAGAATCCAGGCTCGTGCACATCGTGGACGAGGTCCCCGAGCTCGACGACCGGCAGGACCCGACCGGCGAGCTGACGATGGTGCTGGTCCTCGACGGCTTCCTGGACGCGGGCAACGCCGCCGCCCGGGCCGCCCAGCACCTAAGCGACCTCGACGACGGCGGCTCGGTGGTGGCGACGTTCGACGTGGACCAGTTCCACGACTACCGCGCCCGCCGGCCGGCGGTGTCCTTCGTCCAGGACCACTACGAGGCGTACGACGCCCCGCGGCTGGTCGTGCGACTGCTCCACGACACCGGCGGCACGCCGTACCTCCTCTTCCACGGCCCGGAGCCCGACAACCGCTGGGAGGCCTTCTGCCGTGCGGTCAAGGAGGTCGTCGAGCGCTTCGAGGTGACCCGGACGGTCGCCATGGGATCGGTGCCGATGGCCGTCCCGCACACCCGGCCGATCGCGCTGACCTCCCACGCCAACGACCCGTCGCTGCTCAGCGGCGAGAGCCGGTGGCGCGGCGAGCTGCGGATCCCGAGCAGCGCCCAGGCCCTCCTCGAGGTGCGCCTGGGGGAGTGGGGCCACGCCGCCCAGGGCTTCGTCGCCCACATTCCGCACTACCTCGCGCAGCTGGACTTCCCGCAGGCCTCCGCCACCCTGCTCGAGCAGGTCGAGATCGCCGGCCGGCTGACCGTCGACCTGTCCGGGCTGCGCGCCGAGGCCGAGGACCGGGCGGTCGAGATCGCCCGCTACCTGGATGCCAACAACGAGCTCGGCGACGTCGTGGCCGCTCTGGAGCGCCAGTACGACGCCTTCGAGCGGGCCGAGGAGTCGGGCGGCAACCTGCTCGCCCCCGACCAGCCGCTGCCCAGCGGCGAGGAGCTCGGCCAGCAGTTCGAGCAGTTCCTGGCCGGTCTCGAACGACCCGACGACGACAAGTCGGGCAGCTGA
- a CDS encoding helix-turn-helix domain-containing protein — protein sequence MPDPSSTLESSAHAMRPAVDAMVQRVVNDVVAAMPSYAAAPGSPRHQLLTWAAHTAAQHFLDDAEDPPSRSGQVDDLFRRLGQGEAQREHDWTAIEASLRIASRASWAQLTDFATTHDLTRPELQGLADALFDYLEHLREQLADGFALGRRGGSHTREGARNRLFQLFLADRPSRPDPQVPAGIDNETLHTLAEIAEWPLTETVTALAISYHGEPPALPESPTLLIRTQPRRTLIICPAEEHTDLVERIGRSRPGLRTAVSWPVPPALAGSALRWCQRALDLVQLGVIAPVSVIDCATQATQLWLHAEPSMRQHLCQELLRPLLAETPHSRAILSETLLTWVETRDSAPVIAARLDVHPQTIRYRWKRINELFGEDLRDPEFVLRMTLVLKSSVPLWKAGDQSDFDTFRDRAAARPSPEPVITAGDS from the coding sequence GTGCCTGACCCATCGTCGACTCTCGAGTCGTCGGCCCACGCCATGCGCCCGGCCGTGGACGCGATGGTCCAGCGGGTCGTGAACGACGTCGTGGCCGCGATGCCGTCGTACGCCGCCGCCCCGGGCAGCCCACGCCACCAGCTGCTGACCTGGGCCGCGCACACCGCCGCGCAACACTTCCTCGACGACGCCGAGGACCCCCCGTCCCGGTCCGGCCAGGTCGACGACCTGTTCCGCCGCCTCGGTCAGGGCGAGGCCCAACGCGAGCACGACTGGACCGCGATCGAGGCGAGCCTGCGCATCGCGAGCCGAGCCTCCTGGGCACAGCTGACGGACTTCGCCACCACCCACGACCTCACCAGACCCGAGCTCCAAGGCCTGGCCGACGCGCTGTTCGACTACCTCGAGCACCTCCGCGAGCAGCTCGCCGACGGCTTCGCGCTCGGACGACGCGGCGGATCCCACACCCGCGAGGGCGCCCGCAACCGCCTCTTCCAGCTCTTCCTCGCCGACCGACCATCGCGCCCGGACCCGCAGGTCCCGGCCGGCATCGACAACGAGACCCTGCACACCCTCGCCGAGATCGCCGAGTGGCCCCTGACCGAGACGGTCACCGCCCTGGCGATCAGCTACCACGGCGAGCCACCCGCGCTGCCGGAGTCACCGACCCTGCTGATCCGCACCCAACCCCGCCGCACCCTCATCATCTGCCCCGCCGAGGAACACACCGACCTCGTCGAACGCATCGGCCGCTCCCGCCCCGGACTCCGCACCGCCGTCAGCTGGCCCGTACCGCCGGCCCTGGCCGGCTCCGCGCTGCGCTGGTGCCAACGCGCCCTCGACCTGGTCCAGCTCGGCGTCATCGCCCCGGTCTCGGTCATCGACTGCGCCACCCAGGCCACCCAGCTGTGGCTACACGCCGAACCCTCCATGCGCCAGCACCTGTGCCAGGAACTCCTACGCCCCCTGCTCGCCGAGACACCGCACTCGCGCGCCATCCTCTCCGAGACGCTGCTGACCTGGGTCGAGACCCGCGACAGCGCACCCGTGATCGCGGCCCGCCTCGACGTCCACCCCCAGACCATCCGCTACCGCTGGAAACGGATCAACGAGCTCTTCGGCGAAGACCTCCGCGACCCCGAGTTCGTCCTGCGGATGACCCTCGTCCTGAAGTCCAGCGTCCCGCTCTGGAAAGCCGGCGACCAGAGCGACTTCGACACCTTCCGCGACCGAGCAGCCGCACGCCCGTCACCCGAACCGGTCATCACGGCTGGCGACTCGTGA
- a CDS encoding acetyl-CoA C-acyltransferase — MPRQLREVVFVDGVRTPFGKATGQYAETRADDLVIKCIRELMRRNPSLPPERVDEVAVAATTQIGDQGLTIGRTAALLAGLPQSVPGFAIDRMCAGAMTAVTTTASGIAFGAYDVAIAGGVEHMGRHPMGEGVDPNPRILSERVVNPDALVMGKTAENLHDRYPTITKERVDSYAVRSQDKTAAAYADGKIQPDLVPVATRSEELGWGLATSDEPMRPGTTMESLAALKTPFRSHGKVTAGNAAGINDGATAALLADEETARELGLPVKMRLVSYSFVGVEPEVMGAGPIPATEKALKQAGLSIDDIEAFEVNEAFAVQVLAFLEHFGIADDDARVNPYGGAIAMGHPLASSGVRLMTQLARQFEERPAVRYGLTTMCIGIGMGGTVIWENPHWNGATA, encoded by the coding sequence GTGCCCCGACAGCTGCGAGAGGTCGTCTTCGTCGACGGCGTACGCACCCCCTTCGGCAAGGCCACGGGCCAGTACGCCGAGACCCGCGCCGACGACCTCGTCATCAAGTGCATCCGCGAGCTCATGCGACGCAACCCGTCGCTGCCCCCCGAGCGCGTCGACGAGGTGGCCGTGGCCGCCACCACCCAGATCGGCGACCAGGGCCTGACCATCGGCCGCACCGCCGCACTGCTCGCCGGCCTGCCGCAGAGCGTGCCGGGCTTCGCCATCGACCGGATGTGTGCCGGCGCGATGACCGCCGTGACGACCACCGCCTCCGGCATCGCCTTCGGCGCGTACGACGTCGCCATCGCCGGCGGCGTCGAGCACATGGGCCGGCACCCGATGGGCGAGGGCGTCGACCCGAACCCGCGGATCCTCTCCGAGCGGGTCGTGAACCCCGACGCCCTCGTGATGGGCAAGACGGCCGAGAACCTCCACGACCGCTACCCCACGATCACGAAGGAGCGGGTGGACTCCTACGCCGTGCGCTCCCAGGACAAGACCGCCGCGGCGTACGCCGACGGCAAGATCCAGCCCGACCTGGTGCCCGTCGCGACCCGTTCCGAGGAGCTCGGCTGGGGGCTGGCCACCAGCGACGAGCCGATGCGCCCCGGCACCACGATGGAGTCCCTGGCCGCACTGAAGACGCCGTTCCGCTCGCACGGCAAGGTCACCGCCGGCAACGCCGCGGGCATCAACGACGGCGCCACCGCCGCGCTGCTCGCCGACGAGGAGACCGCCCGCGAGCTGGGCCTGCCGGTGAAGATGCGGCTGGTGTCGTACTCCTTCGTCGGCGTCGAGCCCGAGGTGATGGGCGCCGGGCCCATCCCCGCGACCGAGAAGGCGCTGAAGCAGGCCGGCCTGAGCATCGACGACATCGAGGCCTTCGAGGTCAACGAGGCGTTCGCCGTCCAGGTGCTCGCCTTCCTGGAGCACTTCGGCATCGCCGACGACGACGCGCGCGTGAACCCGTACGGCGGGGCCATCGCGATGGGCCACCCGCTCGCCTCCTCCGGCGTGCGACTGATGACCCAGCTGGCCCGGCAGTTCGAGGAGCGGCCCGCGGTCCGCTACGGGCTGACCACCATGTGCATCGGCATCGGCATGGGCGGCACGGTCATCTGGGAGAACCCGCACTGGAACGGAGCCACCGCATGA
- a CDS encoding cytochrome P450, whose product MTSAGSAALGSRPPGPRGDRWTGNLMAYEEDRLGFLLGLRERYGAVVAFDDRTTIVNDVDLAHEVLADRQRAFAILGNFRAERVTAHQAGAAVEARAAMGPGLRPAAITHLGPQTSRLIEQAFSGAATGASATLDPIPLLEDVLTRVTYEHYFGADWSTVRPVVGRLLTCLAAVFGSPFALPSFIPTPSRLRIRLAYRAARAAVDPLIETRRRTREADDYVAQLVRTKQLVGASPARVADLVIGSLLAAHRIPALGVAWALLELSHQPRVQHDLAVRSLERESPDAPPPLALATILEAVRLHPPTWILNRTVTRPAVLGQYEFAPGDQLIISPYVIHRDPTVFERPLDFDADRWSQTTATRGFLGFGRGLNICPGQHLGLVTMTYALTAIVRRWRIEPDPADSTALLEDPRSSLVPVHPAIRLEPRRHREPVDATSPSGSVVQAVDRPLTSSTRWENLSQTACLDTPSDFPI is encoded by the coding sequence ATGACCTCAGCAGGGTCGGCGGCGCTCGGGAGCCGCCCTCCTGGTCCCCGCGGGGACCGGTGGACCGGCAACCTCATGGCCTACGAGGAGGACCGGCTCGGCTTCCTCCTGGGCCTGCGGGAGCGGTACGGCGCGGTGGTGGCGTTCGACGACCGAACCACGATCGTCAACGACGTCGACCTCGCCCACGAGGTCCTCGCCGACCGTCAGCGGGCGTTCGCGATCCTGGGCAACTTCCGAGCAGAGCGGGTGACGGCACATCAGGCCGGGGCTGCTGTCGAGGCCCGCGCCGCCATGGGCCCGGGGCTTCGGCCCGCCGCCATCACCCACCTCGGGCCGCAGACCTCGCGGCTCATCGAGCAGGCGTTCTCTGGAGCAGCGACGGGGGCTTCGGCGACTCTCGACCCGATCCCCCTCCTGGAGGACGTCCTGACGAGGGTGACGTACGAGCACTACTTCGGAGCCGACTGGTCCACCGTCAGGCCGGTCGTCGGCCGATTGCTGACGTGCCTGGCTGCGGTGTTCGGAAGTCCGTTCGCACTTCCGTCGTTCATCCCGACCCCATCACGTCTGCGGATCCGACTCGCCTACCGCGCCGCGCGCGCCGCCGTCGATCCCCTGATCGAGACCCGTCGGCGCACCAGAGAGGCCGACGACTACGTGGCCCAGCTGGTGCGCACCAAGCAACTGGTGGGCGCTTCTCCGGCTCGTGTCGCGGACCTGGTGATCGGTTCGTTGCTGGCGGCACACCGAATTCCGGCCCTGGGAGTGGCCTGGGCTCTGCTTGAACTCTCCCACCAGCCCCGCGTGCAGCACGACCTCGCGGTGCGGTCGCTGGAGCGCGAGAGCCCAGACGCACCACCCCCGCTCGCGCTGGCCACCATCCTCGAAGCCGTCCGGCTCCACCCCCCGACGTGGATCCTGAACCGCACCGTCACCCGACCAGCTGTTCTCGGCCAGTACGAGTTCGCGCCCGGGGACCAGCTGATCATCAGCCCCTATGTCATCCATAGAGATCCCACGGTGTTCGAGCGCCCCCTGGACTTCGATGCCGATCGCTGGAGCCAGACAACGGCGACACGTGGCTTCCTGGGGTTCGGGCGAGGCCTGAACATCTGCCCGGGCCAGCATCTCGGACTGGTGACGATGACGTACGCACTGACCGCGATCGTCCGGCGCTGGCGCATCGAACCCGACCCCGCAGACTCCACGGCTCTGTTGGAGGATCCACGCTCCTCCCTGGTGCCCGTCCACCCGGCGATCCGGCTCGAGCCTCGTCGACATCGGGAACCGGTTGACGCGACCAGCCCGTCGGGCTCGGTCGTTCAGGCGGTGGATCGCCCCCTCACGTCATCGACGCGCTGGGAGAACCTCTCCCAGACGGCTTGCTTGGACACTCCGAGCGACTTCCCGATCTGA
- a CDS encoding 3-hydroxyacyl-CoA dehydrogenase NAD-binding domain-containing protein, which translates to MSIDTLLTRAQELSSDAERVTRAHLRKVTLPGTAGVMGLITLDNGADHTKPNTFGPRSLLALDAAIDAALADDEITSVGVTGKPFILAAGADLTSVAGGGPDAVRVIAEIGHAVFRKLQDGGKTSFGFINGLALGGGLEVALHCDYRTVVDSAPALGLPEVMLGLVPGWGGAYLVPNLVGADKAVTVIVENPLNNGKTLNGRAAFELGLADACFSGADFIEQSLLWAGRVLSGEVVVERTEVDRGEAWDAAVARGRQLVEARTGGASPAAAKAVDLIAAARTATRDEGFAAEDDALQAMSHTPELFASLYSFDLVQKRAKRPAGAPDRSLARPVTKVGIVGAGLMASQLALLFVRRLEVPVVLTDLDQERVEKGVGYVHAEIEKLLAKGLINSDLANRHKALVSGTVDKSTSFADADFVIEAVFEELSVKKSVFADVEKVVSPECVLATNTSSLSITEMAADLEHPERVVGFHFFNPVAVMPLLEIVKGEQTSDETLATAFATGKALKKTTILVNDSPSFIVNRLLGRFMSEVSRIVDAGTPIQVIDGSFGGVAPMPPHQLIALVGPAIALHNTETLAAAFPDRFYVSPALQRVVEAGKRAYFGPDGTLDPEVEALLGKPASPEVLEPAEVRTRVLTGLAEEVRIMLDEGVVVAAEDLDLAMITGAGFSFWNGGLTMLLEREGLGSFH; encoded by the coding sequence ATGAGCATCGACACCCTCCTCACGCGCGCCCAGGAGCTCTCCTCCGACGCCGAGCGCGTGACCCGGGCCCACCTGCGCAAGGTGACCCTGCCGGGCACCGCCGGGGTGATGGGGCTGATCACCCTCGACAACGGCGCGGACCACACCAAGCCGAACACCTTCGGACCGCGTTCGCTGCTCGCCCTGGACGCCGCGATCGACGCGGCCCTGGCCGACGACGAGATCACCTCGGTCGGCGTCACCGGCAAGCCGTTCATCCTCGCGGCGGGTGCCGACCTCACCTCGGTCGCCGGCGGCGGACCCGACGCCGTACGCGTCATCGCGGAGATCGGCCACGCGGTCTTCCGCAAGCTGCAGGACGGCGGCAAGACGTCGTTCGGCTTCATCAACGGGCTCGCGCTCGGCGGCGGCCTGGAGGTCGCACTGCACTGCGACTACCGCACCGTGGTGGACAGCGCCCCGGCGCTGGGCCTGCCCGAGGTGATGCTCGGCCTGGTCCCCGGCTGGGGCGGCGCCTACCTGGTGCCCAACCTGGTCGGCGCCGACAAGGCCGTGACGGTGATCGTCGAGAACCCGCTCAACAACGGCAAGACGCTGAACGGTCGCGCCGCGTTCGAGCTCGGCCTGGCCGACGCCTGCTTCTCCGGCGCCGACTTCATCGAGCAGTCGCTGCTCTGGGCGGGCCGGGTGCTGTCGGGCGAGGTCGTCGTCGAGCGGACCGAGGTCGACCGCGGTGAGGCTTGGGACGCCGCCGTCGCCCGCGGGCGCCAGCTCGTCGAGGCGCGCACCGGCGGGGCCAGCCCGGCCGCCGCGAAGGCCGTCGACCTGATCGCGGCGGCGCGGACCGCCACCCGGGACGAGGGCTTCGCCGCCGAGGACGACGCGCTCCAGGCGATGTCGCACACGCCCGAGCTGTTCGCGTCGCTCTACTCCTTCGACCTGGTGCAGAAGCGGGCCAAGCGGCCCGCCGGCGCCCCCGACCGGTCGCTGGCCCGCCCGGTCACGAAGGTCGGCATCGTGGGCGCCGGCCTGATGGCGTCACAGCTGGCCCTGCTGTTCGTACGACGCCTCGAGGTGCCCGTCGTACTCACTGACCTCGACCAGGAGCGCGTCGAGAAGGGCGTGGGCTACGTGCACGCCGAGATCGAGAAGCTGCTCGCGAAGGGCCTGATCAACTCCGACCTGGCCAACCGGCACAAGGCGCTGGTCAGTGGCACCGTCGACAAGAGCACGTCGTTCGCGGACGCCGACTTCGTCATCGAGGCCGTCTTCGAGGAGCTCTCGGTCAAGAAGTCGGTCTTCGCCGACGTCGAGAAGGTCGTCTCCCCCGAGTGCGTCCTGGCGACCAACACCTCGTCGCTCTCGATCACCGAGATGGCGGCCGACCTCGAGCACCCCGAGCGGGTCGTGGGCTTCCACTTCTTCAACCCGGTCGCGGTGATGCCGCTGCTGGAGATCGTCAAGGGCGAGCAGACGTCCGACGAGACGCTCGCGACCGCGTTCGCCACCGGCAAGGCGCTGAAGAAGACCACCATCCTGGTCAACGACAGCCCGTCGTTCATCGTCAACCGGCTGCTCGGTCGGTTCATGAGCGAGGTCAGCCGGATCGTCGACGCCGGCACCCCGATCCAGGTCATCGACGGCTCGTTCGGCGGCGTCGCGCCGATGCCGCCCCATCAACTGATCGCGCTGGTCGGGCCGGCGATCGCGCTGCACAACACCGAGACCCTGGCCGCGGCGTTCCCCGACCGGTTCTACGTCTCGCCGGCACTGCAGCGCGTCGTCGAGGCCGGCAAGCGGGCCTACTTCGGCCCCGACGGCACCCTGGACCCCGAGGTCGAGGCGCTGCTCGGGAAGCCGGCATCGCCCGAGGTGCTGGAGCCCGCCGAGGTCCGCACTCGCGTCCTGACCGGCCTGGCCGAGGAGGTGCGGATCATGCTCGACGAGGGCGTGGTCGTCGCCGCCGAGGACCTCGACCTGGCGATGATCACCGGCGCCGGGTTCTCGTTCTGGAACGGCGGACTCACCATGCTGCTCGAGCGCGAGGGCCTCGGCTCCTTCCACTGA
- a CDS encoding malate:quinone oxidoreductase — MSRSASESPAPYDAILIGGGIMSATLATLLHQVEPSWRVAIVERLDALAQESSGPWNNAGTGHAALCELNYSPELPDGTVDVSKAISVNEQFQLSRQLWAFLVESGQIPDPTSFVHPSPHLSFVWGEENVAYLRRRYELLAEHPLFAGMEYTEDHDLIEQWAPLLMAGRDRDEPVAATRSLAGTDVDFGSLTRQLIGALDDRGAIDLVTGVEVRKLDRTEDGWHVRGKRRDGSGTYDATARFVFVGAGGQALTLLQRSGIPEIRGFGGFPVSGEFWRTTEPAIVARHQAKVYGRAAVGAPPMSVPHLDTRMVDGQPSLMFGPYAGFSPRFLKNGSLLDLFRSIRLHNLWPMIQVGLRNVGLTLYLIGQVLAGRKAQLVELQHFFPDARAEDWEKIVAGQRVQVIKNVPGKGGVLQFGTELIAAGDGSIAGLLGASPGASTAVPIMLDVLGECFPDRMTEWLPALEKMIPSYGRSLSEHPELAAEVLRETALTLGLTADDEADAA; from the coding sequence GTGAGCCGCTCGGCCAGCGAGAGTCCCGCCCCGTACGACGCGATCCTGATCGGTGGGGGCATCATGTCGGCCACCCTGGCCACGCTCCTCCACCAGGTCGAGCCGAGCTGGCGGGTCGCCATCGTCGAGCGCCTCGACGCCCTGGCGCAGGAGTCCTCGGGTCCCTGGAACAACGCCGGCACCGGGCACGCCGCCCTCTGCGAGCTCAACTACTCCCCCGAGCTGCCCGACGGCACCGTCGACGTCAGCAAGGCGATCAGCGTCAACGAGCAGTTCCAGCTCAGCCGTCAGCTGTGGGCCTTCCTGGTCGAGAGCGGCCAGATCCCGGACCCCACCTCGTTCGTCCACCCCAGCCCGCACCTCAGCTTCGTGTGGGGCGAGGAGAACGTCGCCTACCTGCGCCGGCGCTACGAGCTGCTCGCCGAGCACCCGCTCTTCGCGGGCATGGAGTACACCGAGGACCACGACCTGATCGAGCAGTGGGCGCCGCTGCTGATGGCCGGCCGCGACCGCGACGAGCCGGTGGCCGCCACCCGCTCGCTCGCCGGCACCGACGTCGACTTCGGCTCGCTGACCCGCCAGCTGATCGGCGCACTGGACGACCGCGGCGCCATCGATCTCGTCACCGGAGTCGAGGTGCGCAAGCTGGACCGCACCGAGGACGGCTGGCACGTGCGCGGCAAGCGCCGCGACGGCTCCGGCACGTACGACGCCACCGCCCGCTTCGTCTTCGTCGGTGCCGGCGGCCAGGCCCTCACCCTGCTGCAGCGCTCCGGCATCCCGGAGATCCGGGGCTTCGGCGGCTTCCCGGTCAGCGGCGAGTTCTGGCGCACCACCGAGCCCGCGATCGTCGCCCGCCACCAGGCCAAGGTCTACGGCCGGGCTGCCGTCGGCGCCCCGCCGATGTCGGTGCCCCACCTGGACACCCGGATGGTGGACGGCCAGCCGAGCCTGATGTTCGGCCCGTACGCCGGGTTCAGCCCCCGCTTCCTGAAGAACGGCTCGCTGCTCGACCTGTTCCGCTCGATCCGGCTGCACAACCTGTGGCCGATGATCCAGGTCGGCCTGCGCAACGTCGGCCTGACGCTCTACCTGATCGGTCAGGTCCTCGCCGGCAGGAAGGCCCAGCTCGTCGAGCTGCAGCACTTCTTCCCCGACGCGAGGGCCGAGGACTGGGAGAAGATCGTCGCCGGCCAGCGGGTCCAGGTCATCAAGAACGTCCCCGGGAAGGGCGGCGTCCTGCAGTTCGGCACCGAGCTGATCGCGGCGGGCGACGGCTCCATCGCCGGTCTGCTCGGCGCCTCGCCGGGCGCCTCGACGGCCGTCCCGATCATGCTCGACGTGCTGGGCGAGTGCTTCCCCGACCGGATGACCGAGTGGCTGCCGGCGCTCGAGAAGATGATCCCGAGCTACGGCCGCAGCCTCTCCGAGCACCCCGAGCTCGCCGCCGAGGTGCTGCGTGAGACCGCGCTCACCCTGGGCCTGACGGCGGACGACGAGGCCGACGCGGCCTGA